Proteins encoded by one window of Fusarium graminearum PH-1 chromosome 1, whole genome shotgun sequence:
- a CDS encoding striatin Pro11 translates to MGPNAGNGVGGMEMGPMMQGNGSNLPQATEYTLQGVMRFLQTEWHRHERDRNSWEIEKQEMKGRIANLEGQARRADATQRVLRKYVTMLERKVKEQTAQLQGQEAVDAETTAKNDRAAKIQEKLRSTLEDMPVPGVDGVNYEKLDRGDEEAQRQDLKTFLDQCQSEFMYLMITPANPQPPRESPPLPIMEDLREVEAFGMPAPQPMERQFQLPTRNAQNHVQEMNSRMPQQNHVPHQQNQQQHFTQKQQELQPQPMVRSSAEHPPVMYQNNNDWPAPVSVTSRPVEEQVTPANHAAEVLGGMEDSAELREKHSAPPETDGWDFPEGTFPEPGNSQSNQSQPNRPDTDAFPAADNLPKSPTRRDSSHRRKGSMSRRRSADHELALAAQKAESGNFKLRFGLRGHLDTVRTIIFSGGGSPGEPEICTGGDDGMIKRFHIPRLDGHAGSLAHTASDLDVTANFTHRGHSGAILCLTSWSPSPNFSTGGRATGDGWIFSGGQDATIRVWERGRVDPKATLEGHTDAVWAICVLPATLGQIFGSSSPYGNTDRILVVSGAADGSVRLWSVSAPPQLSSPQPGTNRAMTGRGGRVRGNSMSSGSAFPNTPQATIASNSPFNHTLVHNIARSDGSTASPTCITPLGTTGESFVVSYSDAAIIVYDTRTGEQIGTMDSSETYDQTIKTSVNAVVATTLGLDQTNQNHSGEEDAASGATGGGRSMAGSGVEGTIISGHEDRFIRFFDANSGQCTYNMVAHPDAIASLSLSPDGRELVSAGHDASLRFWSLEKRTCTQEVTSHRVMRGEGICACVWSQDGKWVVSAGGDGVVKVFAR, encoded by the exons ATGGGCCCAAATGCTGGCAACGGCGTGGGCGGAATGGAGATGGGGCCTATGATGCAGGGCAACGGCTCCAACCTGCCCCAGGCCACCGAATATACCCTCCAGGGCGTCATGCGCTTCCTGCAGACCGAATGGCACCGACATGAGCGCGATAGGAACTCGTgggagattgagaagcaggagaTGAAGGGCCGCATTGCCAACCTCGAGGGTCAGGCGCGGAGGGCTGATGCCACACAGCGCGTGCTTAGGAAGTACGTTACCATGCTGGAGCGCAAGGTTAAAGAGCAGACGGCCCAGCTCCAGGGGCAGGAGGCTGTCGATGCGGAAACGACTGCTAAAAACGACCGCGCTGCAAAGATCCAGGAGAAGTTAAGAT CTACTTTGGAGGATATGCCCGTTCCTGGTGTCGATGGCGTTAACTACGAGAAGCTCGATCGAGGTGACGAGGAGGCCCAGCGACAGGATCTCAAGACCTTCCTCGACCAGTGCCAATCCGAATTTATGTACCTTATGATTACCCCCGCAAACCCGCAACCGCCTCGAGAGTCTCCCCCGCTACCGATTATGGAGGATCTGCGAGAGGTTGAGGCATTTGGCATGCCTGCGCCCCAACCTATGGAGCGGCAGTTTCAGCTACCCACGCGAAATGCTCAAAACCATGTCCAGGAGATGAACTCTAGAATGCCCCAGCAGAACCATGTACCTCATCAACAGAACCAGCAGCAACACTTTACTCAGAAGCAGCAAGAGCTACAGCCTCAACCCATGGTTCGTTCTTCGGCCGAACACCCCCCTGTTATGTAccagaacaacaacgacTGGCCCGCCCCTGTATCTGTAACCTCTCGACCggttgaagaacaagttACTCCGGCAAACCATGCAGCGGAAGTTTTAGGTGGAATGGAGGATTCTGCTGAGCTTAGAGAGAAGCACTCTGCGCCACCAGAGACAGACGGGTGGGACTTCCCGGAGGGTACATTCCCCGAACCTGGGAACTCTCAATCTAACCAGTCTCAACCAAACAGGCCCGATACCGATGCCTTCCCTGCTGCCGATAACCTGCCTAAATCTCCGACCCGACGAGATAGCTCTCACCGAAGGAAAGGGTCCATGTCTCGACGACGGAGTGCCGACCATGAACTAGCTTTGGCTGCGCAAAAGGCTGAGAGTGGTAACTTCAAGCTCAGATTCGGATTACGGGGCCATCTTGATACTGTTCGAACAATTATATTCTCTGGGGGTGGTAGCCCAGGAGAGCCGGAAATCTGTACTGGTGGAGACGATGGTATGATCAAGCGTTTCCACATTCCTAGGTTAGACGGTCATGCTGGAAGTCTTGCGCACACAGCTTCGGATCTTGATGTCACAGCCAACTTTACGCATCGCGGTCACTCGGGAGCTATTCTCTGCTTGACATCATGGTCTCCTTCGCCAAACTTCTCGACTGGAGGTCGCGCAACTGGCGACGGCTGGATATTCTCTGGCGGTCAAGATGCGACTATTAGAGTTTGGGAACGTGGAAGGGTTGATCCCAAGGCAACCCTCGAAGGTCATACGGATGCTGTGTGGGCAATCTGTGTCCTCCCGGCTACTCTTGGTCAAATATTTGGAAGCTCAAGTCCCTATGGCAACACTGATCGCATCCTGGTTGTGTCTGGTGCTGCAGACGGCAGTGTTCGTTTGTGGTCAGTCAGCGCGCCTCCTCAGTTGAGCTCACCACAACCTGGAACGAACCGAGCCATGACTGGCCGTGGAGGTAGAGTCCGTGGCAACTCGATGAGCTCTGGAAGCGCTTTCCCCAACACTCCTCAGGCTACTATTGCATCAAACTCGCCCTTCAACCACACCCTTGTCCACAACATTGCGAGGTCAGACGGCTCCACAGCTAGCCCGACGTGCATTACACCTCTGGGCACCACCGGTGAATCCTTTGTTGTTTCGTACTCTGATGCTGCTATTATCGTCTATGATACACGAACTGGTGAACAAATCGGCACAATGGATAGCTCGGAGACATACGACCAGACAATCAAGACTAGTGTTAACGCTGTTGTGGCGACGACACTCGGTCTTGACCAGACCAACCAGAACCATAGCGGCGAGGAAGATGCTGCTTCAGGCGCTACTGGCGGTGGAAGGTCAATGGCTGGTTCAGGCGTAGAGGGTACTATCATTTCTGGTCACGAAGATCGCTTCATCCGGTTCTTCGATGCCAACAGCG GTCAATGTACATACAATATGGTTGCCCACCCCGATGCCATCGCCAGCTTATCTCTTAGCCCCGACGGACGTGAACTCGTCAGTGCCGGCCACGATGCCTCGCTCCGCTTCTGGAGTCTCGAGAAGAGAACGTGCACGCAAGAAGTGACAAGTCACCGAGTGATGCGCGGCGAGGGCATCTGCGCCTGTGTATGGAGTCAGGACGGAAAATGGGTTGTCAGCGCTGGCGGCGACGGCGTGGTCAAGGTATTTGCACGATAA